From the genome of Syntrophorhabdales bacterium, one region includes:
- a CDS encoding BrxA family protein: MRVFKPWFLTPTDRPARILKAVMQKGLKRRTFSELLFLFACRTDPLIYDFTVREHWPAARRGKIVLTVQDGLDFLTEARYDGRLENEWSESVSKRISRCVLGILRDVGLLHGDGSRKEIVPGVVTDETVAIIARHLHETGVTDSFLAEHPDMLTQARLADAFTA; this comes from the coding sequence ATGCGCGTGTTCAAACCGTGGTTCCTGACGCCGACAGACCGCCCCGCGCGCATCCTGAAAGCGGTAATGCAAAAGGGTCTCAAACGACGGACGTTCAGTGAATTGCTCTTTCTCTTCGCTTGTCGGACGGACCCTCTCATCTACGATTTTACGGTTCGGGAACACTGGCCGGCGGCGCGCCGCGGCAAAATAGTGCTCACAGTTCAGGACGGGCTTGATTTCCTGACGGAAGCCCGCTACGACGGAAGGCTGGAGAATGAATGGTCGGAAAGCGTCTCCAAGCGCATATCGCGATGTGTGCTGGGCATACTGCGTGATGTTGGTTTGCTGCACGGCGACGGAAGTCGCAAGGAGATCGTCCCCGGCGTCGTGACCGACGAAACGGTGGCAATTATTGCCCGACACTTGCACGAAACGGGCGTGACGGATTCTTTTCTGGCCGAACACCCCGACATGCTTACTCAGGCTCGGCTGGCGGATGCGTTCACTGCTTAA
- a CDS encoding IclR family transcriptional regulator: MKPARKDNKEGYYNRSLERALQILDAFNPQRQALNKSELSKIIGLSRATILRLCSTLVKYHYLRQDQESKKYSLGMRLFEQGSVIFYSLSVRKAASLPMTQLHTRIGKTIFLAILDNDELLYIDKREDSNSIITFTSKIGTRRVPYWGMCGPVLMSFLPDEEIERLLKKFPLKAHTRKSITDKQKFKAWLRKVRKQDFAVDPEATLEGITGVGAPVRDFTGNVVASVGAAIFSSSLKNNDLQRIVGEVSATALRISSTLGYKP, from the coding sequence GTGAAACCTGCTCGTAAGGACAACAAAGAAGGCTACTATAACAGGTCTCTGGAACGGGCCCTGCAGATACTGGACGCGTTCAACCCCCAGCGGCAGGCGCTCAACAAGAGCGAACTCTCAAAGATCATCGGGCTTTCAAGAGCTACCATCTTGAGGCTCTGCTCCACCCTTGTAAAGTATCATTACCTCAGGCAAGACCAGGAGTCAAAAAAGTACTCGCTGGGCATGAGATTGTTCGAGCAGGGAAGCGTTATCTTCTATTCTCTTTCAGTGCGGAAGGCGGCGTCTCTCCCTATGACGCAACTCCATACGCGCATCGGAAAGACCATTTTCCTAGCCATACTTGATAACGATGAATTGCTGTACATCGACAAGAGAGAAGACAGCAACAGCATCATCACGTTTACCTCCAAGATAGGCACCCGTCGCGTTCCGTATTGGGGCATGTGCGGCCCCGTGCTCATGTCCTTTCTGCCCGATGAGGAGATAGAAAGGCTTCTGAAGAAATTCCCACTGAAGGCTCACACAAGAAAGTCGATTACCGACAAGCAAAAGTTCAAAGCATGGCTCCGGAAGGTGAGGAAGCAGGATTTTGCGGTTGATCCGGAGGCGACCCTCGAAGGGATCACCGGTGTGGGAGCTCCCGTCCGGGACTTTACCGGAAATGTCGTTGCCTCTGTGGGCGCGGCCATCTTCTCCTCGTCCCTGAAGAACAATGACCTGCAGCGAATCGTAGGGGAGGTATCGGCAACTGCGCTCAGGATTTCATCCACGCTGGGTTATAAACCATGA
- a CDS encoding response regulator encodes MAGERILIVEDEAITGMDIREMLRIFGYEPNGPVATGKAAVERALALRPDVILMDVTLKGPMNGIQAAEAIRAQYRCPVIYLTGS; translated from the coding sequence ATGGCAGGCGAGCGCATACTCATCGTCGAAGACGAAGCTATCACGGGCATGGACATTCGTGAGATGCTCCGCATATTCGGCTATGAGCCTAATGGTCCTGTTGCCACCGGGAAGGCAGCGGTCGAACGTGCGTTGGCTCTCCGCCCTGACGTGATTCTTATGGATGTTACACTGAAGGGGCCGATGAACGGGATCCAGGCCGCCGAAGCAATACGCGCGCAGTACCGTTGCCCTGTGATTTACCTCACGGGCAGCTAG